Proteins co-encoded in one Kocuria flava genomic window:
- the gcvH gene encoding glycine cleavage system protein GcvH has product MSTVLPDLRYSAEHEWIDSASPARIGISQVAVDALGDVVYLDLPEAGSTVTAGEVCGEVESTKSVSELFSPVTGTVVEVNAEAVDNPAVLNEDPYGAGWLFTVEVSEEGPLLSAQEYADANGGELG; this is encoded by the coding sequence ATGAGCACCGTCCTGCCCGACCTGCGCTACTCCGCGGAGCACGAGTGGATCGACTCCGCCTCCCCCGCCCGCATCGGCATCAGTCAGGTCGCCGTCGACGCCCTGGGCGATGTCGTCTACCTCGACCTGCCCGAGGCCGGCTCCACCGTCACCGCGGGCGAGGTCTGCGGCGAGGTCGAGTCCACCAAGTCCGTCTCCGAGCTGTTCTCCCCCGTCACGGGCACCGTGGTCGAGGTCAACGCCGAGGCCGTGGACAACCCCGCCGTCCTCAACGAGGACCCCTACGGCGCCGGCTGGCTGTTCACCGTCGAGGTCTCCGAGGAGGGTCCGCTGCTCTCCGCCCAGGAGTACGCCGACGCCAACGGGGGTGAGCTCGGATGA
- the glyA gene encoding serine hydroxymethyltransferase: MSADATALTSALDQDLALLDPEVAERIDAELRRQQDGLEMIASENHTARAVMQAQGSVLTNKYAEGYPGRRYYGGCEHVDVIEQLAVDRVKDLFGAAFANVQPHSGAQANAAVMHALLTPGDTVLGLDLAHGGHLTHGMKLNFSGRLYQVVPYGVDEATCTVDMDEVARLAREHRPRLIVAGWSAYPRQLDFAAFRRIADEVGAWLMVDMAHFAGLVAAGLHPSPVPHAHVVTSTTHKTLAGPRGGIILSNEAEVAKKINSAVFPGQQGGPLEHVIAGKAVAFGIAAGEEFRDRQRRTLEGARLLAERLLAPDVAEAGISVVSGGTDVHLVLVDLRDSELDGKQAEDLLARVDITVNRNAVPFDPRPPMVTSGLRIGTPALATRGFGTEAFTEVADIIAETLVAGARAGAGGVDPAVLAALESRVRALASAHPLYPGLAPLTAGR, encoded by the coding sequence ATGAGCGCGGACGCCACCGCCCTGACCTCCGCCCTCGACCAGGACCTCGCCCTGCTCGACCCCGAGGTCGCCGAGCGCATCGACGCCGAGCTGCGCCGCCAGCAGGACGGGCTGGAGATGATCGCCTCGGAGAACCACACCGCCCGCGCCGTGATGCAGGCCCAGGGCTCCGTGCTGACCAACAAGTACGCCGAGGGCTACCCCGGCCGCCGCTACTACGGCGGCTGCGAGCACGTCGACGTGATCGAGCAGCTGGCCGTCGACCGGGTCAAGGACCTGTTCGGCGCCGCCTTCGCCAACGTCCAGCCTCACTCCGGGGCCCAGGCCAACGCCGCGGTGATGCACGCGCTGCTCACCCCCGGGGACACCGTCCTCGGGCTCGACCTCGCCCACGGCGGGCACCTGACCCACGGGATGAAGCTGAACTTCTCCGGCAGGCTCTACCAGGTCGTGCCCTACGGCGTGGACGAGGCCACCTGCACGGTGGACATGGACGAGGTCGCCCGCCTGGCCCGGGAGCACCGCCCCCGGCTCATCGTCGCCGGCTGGTCGGCGTACCCGCGCCAGCTGGACTTCGCCGCATTCCGCCGCATCGCCGACGAGGTGGGCGCCTGGCTCATGGTCGACATGGCCCACTTCGCCGGGCTCGTCGCCGCCGGGCTGCACCCCAGCCCCGTGCCCCACGCCCACGTGGTCACCTCGACCACGCACAAGACCCTGGCCGGCCCCCGGGGCGGGATCATCCTGTCGAACGAGGCCGAGGTCGCCAAGAAGATCAACTCGGCGGTCTTCCCCGGCCAGCAGGGCGGCCCCCTGGAGCACGTGATCGCGGGCAAAGCGGTCGCCTTCGGCATCGCCGCCGGGGAGGAGTTCCGCGACCGCCAGCGGCGCACCCTCGAGGGCGCCCGCCTGCTCGCCGAGCGCCTGCTCGCCCCGGACGTCGCCGAGGCCGGGATCTCCGTGGTCAGCGGCGGCACCGACGTGCACCTGGTCCTCGTGGACCTGCGCGACTCCGAGCTGGACGGCAAGCAGGCCGAGGACCTCCTCGCCCGGGTCGACATCACGGTCAACCGCAACGCGGTGCCCTTCGACCCCCGCCCGCCGATGGTCACCTCCGGGCTGCGCATCGGCACCCCGGCCCTGGCCACCCGCGGCTTCGGGACGGAGGCCTTCACCGAGGTGGCCGATATCATCGCCGAGACCCTCGTGGCCGGCGCCCGCGCGGGCGCCGGGGGCGTGGACCCAGCGGTGCTGGCCGCCCTCGAGTCCCGCGTCCGGGCGCTGGCCTCGGCGCACCCGCTCTACCCCGGCCTGGCCCCGCTGACCGCGGGCCGCTGA